In the genome of Acetobacter oryzifermentans, one region contains:
- the aroQ gene encoding type II 3-dehydroquinate dehydratase produces the protein MERPLIAVLNGPNLNMLGQRQPEIYGRATLDDVEQLCLQTAEKLGLAIDFRQTNIEGELISWVQDCRKRARGIIINPAGYTHTSIALLDALLTTDLPVIEVHISNIHRREPFRHHSYVSRAATGVICGLGVAGYSLALQAMTDLILNEDD, from the coding sequence ATGGAAAGACCTCTTATTGCTGTACTCAACGGCCCCAACCTGAATATGCTTGGCCAGCGCCAACCCGAAATATACGGGCGGGCAACGCTGGACGACGTGGAACAACTTTGCCTGCAAACAGCTGAAAAGCTGGGCTTGGCCATAGATTTCCGCCAGACCAACATTGAAGGTGAGCTGATTTCCTGGGTGCAGGACTGCCGCAAGCGTGCGCGGGGCATTATCATCAACCCGGCTGGCTATACACATACGTCTATCGCCCTGCTGGATGCCCTGCTGACAACAGACTTGCCTGTGATAGAGGTTCATATCTCCAACATTCACCGCCGCGAGCCATTCCGCCATCATTCCTATGTCTCTCGCGCCGCTACAGGCGTTATCTGTGGGCTAGGCGTGGCGGGGTATTCTCTGGCATTGC